A single Pseudoxanthomonas sp. DNA region contains:
- a CDS encoding cupin-like domain-containing protein, with product MADGTPMRALDGLDADTLPLDALLAEGKPVVLRGIARDWGLVQAGARSTQDAMAYLRDFDAGAPIQYSFGEPEIAGRPFYNDDFTRLNFEVRRGVLAQVLDGIAHHLQDARPPTYYVASLLIDRALPGFSQANDLGLAARGIEAPPSIWIGNRVVASCHFDAPDNLACCAVGRRQFTLFPPDQIENLYPGPFEPTPGGQVVSVVDFDQPDFDRHPRFRLALEHAQTALLEPGDAIFIPSMWWHHVRSLEPFNVLVNYWWRRSPAFLSSPLPALHHALWTLRDLPAAEKQAWAKIFDYYVFGPGERAGEHLPEPARDLLAPIDETQARRIRAMLLGRLNR from the coding sequence ATGGCGGACGGCACTCCGATGCGTGCGCTGGACGGCCTGGATGCGGACACCCTGCCGCTGGATGCGCTGCTGGCCGAGGGGAAGCCGGTGGTGCTGCGCGGCATCGCGCGCGATTGGGGCCTCGTGCAGGCAGGGGCGCGTTCCACGCAGGACGCCATGGCCTACCTGCGCGATTTCGATGCCGGTGCGCCGATCCAGTACTCGTTCGGAGAACCGGAGATCGCGGGACGTCCGTTCTACAACGACGACTTCACCCGCCTGAACTTCGAGGTCAGGCGCGGCGTGCTGGCGCAGGTGCTTGACGGGATCGCGCACCATCTGCAGGATGCCCGGCCGCCGACGTACTACGTCGCGTCGCTGCTGATCGATCGCGCGCTGCCCGGTTTTTCGCAGGCGAATGACCTGGGGTTGGCCGCACGCGGTATCGAAGCGCCACCGAGCATCTGGATCGGCAATCGCGTCGTGGCGTCCTGCCATTTCGACGCACCCGACAACCTGGCGTGCTGTGCGGTGGGCAGGCGCCAGTTCACCCTGTTTCCGCCGGATCAGATCGAAAACCTGTACCCCGGCCCGTTCGAGCCCACGCCGGGCGGACAGGTCGTCAGCGTGGTCGATTTCGACCAGCCGGACTTCGACCGCCACCCGCGGTTCCGCCTGGCGCTGGAGCATGCGCAGACTGCGCTGCTCGAGCCCGGCGACGCCATCTTCATCCCCAGCATGTGGTGGCACCACGTGCGCAGCCTCGAGCCGTTCAACGTGCTGGTGAACTACTGGTGGCGCCGGTCGCCGGCGTTCCTGTCCTCGCCGTTGCCCGCGCTGCATCACGCACTGTGGACGCTCCGCGACCTGCCCGCAGCCGAAAAGCAGGCGTGGGCGAAGATATTCGACTACTACGTGTTCGGTCCCGGCGAGCGGGCAGGGGAACACCTGCCCGAACCGGCCCGCGACCTGCTCGCACCGATCGATGAAACACAGGCACGGCGCATCCGCGCCATGCTGCTTGGCCGACTCAACCGCTGA
- a CDS encoding SapC family protein — translation MGRYELLNNIAHRDLRVATAFGPEYGDDVGMVPAFPSEFAELQREYPIFLRKDATTGDWQSVVLLGFEQRENLFLQDGRWNAAYLPGAVAKGPFLIGFQEQRIDGELIQEAVMHVDIDHPRVNAADGEPVFLPQGGNSPYLEHIATVLRGIRDGSAYGTAMFGAFDAHGLIQPVNLDVQIDERHRVVVNGLHGIDRERLASLEGPALLELNRAGYLEGAYLMLASLHNMRRLMAEKQRRLRAQDAAAAGKN, via the coding sequence ATGGGCCGTTACGAACTTCTCAACAACATCGCGCACCGCGACCTGCGCGTGGCGACCGCCTTCGGTCCCGAGTACGGCGACGACGTGGGCATGGTGCCGGCCTTCCCCAGCGAGTTCGCCGAGCTGCAGCGGGAGTACCCGATCTTCCTGCGCAAGGACGCCACGACCGGCGACTGGCAATCCGTCGTGCTGCTGGGTTTCGAGCAGCGCGAGAACCTCTTTCTGCAGGACGGCCGCTGGAATGCGGCATACCTGCCGGGCGCGGTCGCCAAGGGGCCGTTCCTGATCGGCTTCCAGGAACAGCGCATCGACGGCGAACTCATCCAGGAAGCGGTGATGCACGTGGATATCGACCATCCGCGCGTGAACGCCGCAGATGGCGAGCCGGTCTTCCTGCCGCAGGGCGGCAACAGCCCGTACCTGGAGCACATCGCGACCGTGTTGCGCGGCATCCGCGATGGCAGCGCCTACGGCACCGCGATGTTCGGCGCGTTCGACGCCCACGGCCTGATACAGCCGGTCAATCTCGACGTGCAGATCGACGAGCGTCATCGCGTGGTGGTCAACGGGCTGCACGGGATCGACCGCGAACGACTGGCGTCGCTGGAGGGGCCTGCGCTGCTCGAGCTCAACCGCGCCGGCTACCTGGAGGGCGCCTATCTGATGCTCGCATCGCTGCACAACATGCGTCGCCTGATGGCCGAGAAGCAGCGCCGCCTGCGCGCGCAGGACGCCGCCGCTGCCGGCAAGAACTGA